In Patescibacteria group bacterium, a single genomic region encodes these proteins:
- a CDS encoding HAD family hydrolase: protein MKRDIKVVFIDFDGTLTNQATNELTEKPDELIDSLKKAGAVPVISTGKGLYFIYDLLANKPRLLDGYFILHDGALVLNPFTGDILHSNIMSAEIVGGLLEKLTAITQNTYLNKATGLFSEHNLLSKDSSLFKFWNKTLDHEGVYQVYVRDIQESLVTTIKDLADHFDLEMYSFASRRNSRSLMIHNRTSNKACAIKKVLDRGGWTEKEAAVIGDGVNDLPAFMLDVFKIAASDAIPELKNKADLVLEVGERIDSTILKLI from the coding sequence ATGAAAAGGGACATCAAGGTTGTGTTCATAGATTTTGACGGAACACTTACAAACCAGGCAACAAACGAATTGACTGAAAAGCCTGACGAGCTTATTGATTCACTGAAAAAGGCGGGTGCCGTGCCAGTTATTTCAACAGGAAAAGGGCTATATTTTATATATGACCTATTGGCCAATAAGCCCCGTTTGCTCGATGGTTATTTCATTCTTCACGACGGAGCCTTAGTATTGAATCCTTTCACTGGAGATATACTGCACTCTAATATTATGAGTGCGGAGATTGTTGGTGGTCTACTCGAAAAACTGACAGCTATCACTCAAAATACATACCTGAATAAAGCAACCGGACTTTTCTCTGAACACAATTTACTTTCGAAAGACTCATCACTCTTTAAGTTTTGGAATAAAACTCTGGATCATGAGGGAGTGTACCAGGTGTATGTTCGAGATATCCAGGAGTCACTGGTGACCACCATCAAGGACCTTGCAGATCACTTCGACCTAGAAATGTACTCATTCGCTAGTCGTCGTAATAGTAGAAGTTTAATGATTCACAACCGAACGAGTAATAAGGCTTGCGCGATAAAAAAAGTACTAGACAGAGGCGGATGGACCGAAAAAGAAGCGGCTGTGATTGGTGACGGAGTTAATGATCTACCTGCCTTTATGCTAGATGTATTTAAAATTGCCGCTAGTGATGCAATTCCTGAGCTTAAGAACAAAGCGGATTTGGTGTTAGAAGTTGGTGAAAGAATTGATTCAACGATACTGAAACTCATATGA
- a CDS encoding phosphotransferase: protein MNKTQRQFVSIVSKYFVGLLKRNGVFVRNLRMVDSSHVNYVFTCSFNGREAILKAGLFGRSMLFAYEKFLAAGPSVFSKTLDGGNMPCSNDIVIEVRSLRFLWDRAFRVPRILEFVGPNVVILEKIPGKCIDPGAFDKSFAEGLAKCIARLHQTEAPDNLKPRQISATSDSLIIEDLNFQQPMIARGLHSNIVELVSAHLTMRNLLHGDCKDGNIIRDGQSVCLLDPKLCVGIPHVDLGKFMLRLLLSANRNGLQKLTEGLVAFADQYSQIVGLRSVELQKTSVALGLIELEHLLSGPPRANIEILGPEMPMLYRQKNIIQQISHRILREGRALTVSQLASSLANRF from the coding sequence GTGAATAAAACACAACGACAGTTTGTCTCAATTGTGAGCAAATACTTCGTCGGCTTGCTCAAAAGGAACGGGGTTTTTGTCCGCAACCTGCGAATGGTGGATTCTAGTCACGTAAATTACGTCTTCACATGCTCTTTTAATGGCAGAGAGGCAATTTTGAAGGCAGGGCTTTTTGGAAGAAGCATGCTATTCGCCTACGAAAAGTTTTTAGCAGCTGGACCGAGCGTTTTTTCTAAGACACTTGACGGTGGCAACATGCCATGCAGCAACGACATCGTCATAGAGGTTCGGTCGCTCAGATTTCTTTGGGATAGAGCGTTTCGGGTCCCAAGAATTCTAGAGTTTGTTGGACCAAATGTTGTCATACTCGAAAAAATCCCGGGGAAGTGCATTGATCCAGGTGCTTTTGACAAGTCGTTCGCTGAAGGATTGGCAAAATGTATTGCTCGCCTCCATCAAACTGAGGCACCGGACAATCTCAAGCCTAGACAGATAAGCGCGACCTCAGACTCACTCATTATTGAGGACTTGAATTTCCAGCAACCAATGATTGCGAGAGGGCTTCATTCGAATATAGTCGAGCTTGTCTCAGCACATTTGACTATGAGGAATCTCCTGCACGGTGACTGTAAGGACGGTAACATTATCCGCGACGGCCAGTCGGTTTGTCTTCTTGATCCGAAGCTGTGCGTAGGTATTCCACATGTAGACTTAGGTAAGTTCATGTTGAGGCTACTCCTGTCAGCTAATCGGAACGGGCTACAAAAGCTGACAGAGGGTCTTGTCGCATTTGCTGATCAGTATTCGCAAATAGTGGGTTTAAGATCAGTAGAGCTTCAAAAAACTTCGGTGGCTCTAGGACTCATCGAGCTTGAGCATCTACTGTCGGGGCCACCGAGAGCAAACATTGAAATACTCGGCCCCGAGATGCCAATGCTCTACCGTCAGAAAAACATCATACAGCAAATCTCTCATCGCATCTTAAGAGAGGGTAGGGCGTTGACTGTTTCCCAACTCGCTTCCTCATTAGCGAATCGATTTTAA
- a CDS encoding lysophospholipid acyltransferase family protein, which yields MRKRFFSVIPVLLQAIIYVFALVVFKLFCRIRYEGVEQLLAFQKAQKAAGKTVALIFAPNHSSEWDGPLVRVGLPFFWRFSPMYYVSQKKDFYDASGWRRYLYGGILFNLAGAYPVYSGHHDYAYSLQNFIALAQRGRCVCIFPEGIRTANGKIGPARGGVAFLSHAAQAPVVPVAMKGLVNLTAADFFLRRRTVVIRYGTPMLPKEVVSPVSPTQAPQLGKGSVGPTVDDFHAGANKVMGRVGEML from the coding sequence ATGAGAAAACGCTTCTTTTCCGTCATCCCTGTCCTTTTGCAGGCCATCATCTACGTATTCGCCCTTGTCGTATTCAAGTTGTTTTGCCGCATTCGATACGAAGGCGTCGAGCAGCTCCTGGCCTTCCAGAAGGCCCAAAAGGCGGCAGGCAAGACGGTCGCATTGATCTTCGCACCCAACCATTCTAGCGAGTGGGATGGGCCCCTGGTACGCGTCGGTCTGCCATTCTTTTGGCGGTTCTCACCGATGTACTACGTGTCACAAAAGAAGGATTTCTATGATGCCTCCGGCTGGCGGCGGTATTTGTACGGCGGCATTTTGTTCAACCTTGCAGGAGCGTATCCAGTGTATTCAGGTCATCACGATTACGCGTATTCGCTACAAAACTTCATCGCACTGGCCCAGCGTGGCCGTTGCGTCTGTATTTTCCCTGAGGGCATCCGCACTGCCAATGGCAAGATTGGCCCAGCACGCGGTGGCGTCGCCTTCTTGTCCCACGCCGCTCAAGCGCCAGTCGTACCAGTGGCGATGAAAGGCTTGGTCAATCTCACTGCCGCTGACTTTTTTCTACGTCGTCGCACTGTCGTGATCCGCTACGGCACGCCAATGCTCCCAAAGGAAGTCGTAAGCCCCGTCAGCCCGACTCAGGCACCACAGCTCGGCAAAGGCTCCGTTGGTCCCACTGTCGACGACTTCCACGCAGGAGCGAACAAGGTGATGGGGAGGGTGGGGGAGATGCTGTAA
- the dnaJ gene encoding molecular chaperone DnaJ has protein sequence MSKDYYKTLGVEKSASKDEIKQAFRKLAHEHHPDKKGGNEARFKEANEAYSTLSDDAKRAQYDRFGSSGPGFGGGSGGGGNPFSGQAGGFDGFDFSQFTQGFGGSQNIEFDIGDIFGDIFGTGGSSGRGAGGARGGRGRSQKGRDMSIDIEIPFKDAVFGSIRELRFSRTAACDHCNGTGGEPGTKIETCDTCKGRGKVQEVRRTFLGNVSTTATCPTCAGKGTIPKEKCKICRGAGVYDRQENLEVVIPAGINDGEMLRMAGKGETLAGGGTGSSGDLYVKIHVVPHPLFERDGADLHASLGIKLSEALLGAVKTFTTLDGDIQLSIPAGITHSEQLRVKGRGVPIGGSKNRRGDLFVKISIEMPKHLSKAAKKAIEELKKEGM, from the coding sequence ATGTCAAAAGACTATTACAAAACACTCGGAGTCGAAAAGAGTGCCTCGAAAGACGAGATCAAGCAGGCGTTCCGTAAGCTCGCGCATGAACATCACCCAGACAAGAAGGGTGGCAACGAGGCGCGCTTCAAAGAAGCAAATGAGGCGTATTCGACCTTGTCGGACGATGCGAAGCGTGCACAATACGACCGATTTGGTTCGTCGGGCCCAGGTTTTGGTGGAGGCTCCGGCGGAGGAGGTAATCCCTTCAGTGGCCAAGCCGGTGGTTTCGATGGCTTTGATTTTTCGCAATTCACCCAAGGCTTCGGTGGCTCGCAGAACATCGAATTCGACATTGGCGATATCTTTGGCGATATTTTCGGCACTGGCGGTTCAAGCGGGCGCGGGGCAGGAGGCGCACGAGGTGGCCGCGGTCGCAGTCAGAAGGGCCGCGATATGTCGATCGATATCGAAATTCCGTTCAAGGATGCTGTCTTCGGCTCTATTCGTGAGCTACGTTTTAGTCGCACTGCGGCATGCGACCATTGCAATGGCACAGGGGGCGAGCCGGGAACAAAAATCGAGACCTGTGACACCTGCAAAGGACGCGGCAAGGTACAAGAGGTGCGCCGCACCTTCCTCGGCAATGTGAGTACCACAGCCACTTGCCCAACCTGTGCTGGGAAAGGTACGATACCAAAGGAAAAATGCAAGATCTGCCGCGGTGCAGGCGTGTACGACAGGCAGGAGAATCTCGAGGTAGTCATTCCGGCTGGCATCAACGACGGCGAGATGCTCCGCATGGCCGGCAAGGGCGAAACACTGGCTGGCGGCGGCACCGGCTCTTCTGGCGATCTCTACGTGAAGATCCACGTCGTGCCGCACCCGCTTTTTGAGCGCGATGGCGCCGACTTACATGCCTCGCTCGGTATTAAGCTTTCCGAAGCACTTCTCGGTGCAGTGAAAACATTTACCACGCTCGATGGCGATATCCAACTCAGCATCCCGGCCGGTATCACTCACAGCGAACAACTTCGTGTAAAGGGGCGCGGCGTGCCGATCGGCGGGAGCAAAAACCGCCGCGGTGATCTTTTTGTGAAGATCTCCATCGAAATGCCGAAACACCTCTCGAAGGCGGCCAAGAAAGCGATCGAAGAATTGAAAAAAGAGGGGATGTAG
- the dnaK gene encoding molecular chaperone DnaK: protein MSKIIGIDLGTTNSAVAVMEAGSPKILENAEGARTTPSIVAQSKTGDRLVGLLARRQAVTNPKNTVFQIKRFIGHTFDEDAVQKDKASVPFEVQKSANGGVEVKMADKWLRPEEISAMILTKLKTDAEARLGEKVTQAVITVPAYFNDAQRQATKDAGKIAGLEVMRIINEPTAAALAYGFNKKKDEKIVVFDFGGGTFDISVLEVGADLVEVKSTDGDAHLGGKDIDQKIIKWLADDFKKENGIDLMRDPLAVQRLDEAAEKAKIELSTAVQTEINIPFISSGSDGPKHLVKTMTRSTLEVLTREFIDRAMMITKRAMEASPFKVADINEVVMVGGQTRMPAMLAAVKAFFGKELHMGVNPDEVVAIGAAIQGGILAGDVKDVLLLDVIPLSFGIETMGGVATKLIEKNTTIPTQKSQVFSTAADNQTSVEIHITQGERAMAADNKSLGKFTLDGIPPAPRGMPQVEVSFDIDANGILNVTAKDKTTGKSNSIKITASSGLSKEEVAKMQKDAEMHSADDQKKREAVEAKNVAEQMIYTSEKALKDAGDKVPADVRKGVEDKTADLKQVKDGADLAKIRSATEALSTELSKVGEAMSKAGAGAAGAGANGEASRADTAQGDKKDADGPVRDAEFKEGGKDGEKK from the coding sequence ATGTCAAAAATCATCGGTATCGACCTCGGTACCACCAACTCAGCAGTCGCGGTGATGGAAGCGGGCAGCCCGAAGATCCTCGAAAATGCCGAGGGTGCGCGCACCACTCCATCTATTGTCGCTCAATCAAAGACCGGCGACCGACTCGTCGGCCTCCTTGCGCGGCGACAAGCTGTCACCAACCCAAAGAACACCGTCTTCCAGATCAAGCGCTTCATCGGACACACATTTGACGAAGACGCGGTGCAAAAAGACAAGGCATCGGTGCCTTTTGAAGTGCAGAAGTCTGCGAACGGTGGTGTGGAAGTGAAAATGGCCGACAAATGGCTCCGACCGGAGGAGATCTCGGCCATGATCCTCACCAAACTCAAGACCGACGCGGAAGCGCGACTCGGCGAGAAGGTGACTCAGGCCGTCATCACCGTCCCGGCATACTTCAACGACGCACAGCGACAGGCCACCAAGGACGCAGGCAAGATCGCCGGCCTCGAAGTGATGCGTATCATCAACGAGCCGACCGCAGCCGCCCTCGCATACGGCTTCAACAAAAAGAAGGATGAAAAGATCGTCGTCTTCGACTTCGGAGGCGGTACCTTCGACATCTCCGTGCTCGAAGTGGGCGCCGACCTCGTGGAGGTGAAGTCCACCGACGGTGACGCGCACTTGGGCGGAAAAGACATCGACCAGAAGATCATCAAATGGCTCGCGGATGATTTCAAGAAGGAAAACGGTATCGACCTCATGAGGGATCCCTTGGCAGTGCAGCGACTCGACGAGGCCGCAGAAAAGGCCAAGATCGAGCTCTCCACCGCGGTGCAGACCGAGATCAACATTCCGTTCATCTCATCTGGCAGTGACGGCCCGAAGCACCTCGTGAAGACTATGACCCGATCAACGCTCGAGGTTCTCACTCGAGAATTCATCGATCGAGCAATGATGATCACCAAGCGTGCGATGGAAGCATCGCCGTTCAAGGTGGCCGATATCAACGAAGTGGTGATGGTGGGTGGGCAGACTCGTATGCCAGCCATGCTCGCAGCGGTGAAGGCCTTCTTCGGAAAGGAGCTCCACATGGGAGTGAACCCAGACGAAGTCGTGGCGATCGGTGCCGCTATTCAGGGCGGTATTCTCGCCGGCGACGTGAAGGACGTGCTCTTGCTCGACGTGATCCCACTTTCATTCGGCATTGAAACTATGGGTGGCGTCGCGACGAAGCTCATCGAGAAGAACACTACTATCCCGACACAGAAGTCTCAGGTGTTCTCGACCGCGGCGGACAATCAAACCTCTGTGGAAATCCACATCACTCAGGGCGAGCGTGCTATGGCGGCGGACAACAAGTCGCTCGGCAAGTTCACTCTCGACGGTATTCCACCGGCTCCTCGCGGTATGCCGCAGGTGGAGGTGTCTTTTGACATCGATGCCAATGGTATCTTGAATGTGACTGCCAAGGACAAGACCACCGGCAAGTCGAACTCGATCAAGATTACCGCAAGCTCCGGCCTGAGCAAGGAAGAGGTCGCGAAGATGCAGAAGGATGCGGAAATGCACAGTGCTGACGACCAGAAGAAGCGTGAGGCAGTCGAGGCAAAAAATGTCGCCGAGCAGATGATCTACACCAGCGAGAAGGCGCTCAAGGATGCGGGCGATAAAGTGCCTGCTGATGTCCGCAAGGGTGTCGAGGACAAGACCGCTGACCTCAAGCAGGTGAAAGATGGTGCTGATCTTGCGAAGATCAGGAGCGCAACCGAAGCTCTCTCGACCGAGCTCTCCAAAGTTGGCGAGGCGATGAGCAAGGCTGGTGCGGGCGCGGCAGGCGCCGGAGCAAACGGCGAGGCCTCAAGGGCCGACACTGCGCAGGGCGACAAGAAAGATGCTGACGGCCCAGTCCGCGATGCGGAGTTCAAGGAAGGCGGTAAAGATGGGGAGAAGAAATAG
- a CDS encoding nucleotide exchange factor GrpE, producing the protein MKNDQDDVTFEPTAAGKADANSGDTDDVVDTNEEGIEKGSQAKLKDLRDKLKKCEAEKLDYLTGWQRTKADMVNARKRDEERQKELVKYANEELILDILPVLDSFDMARANKEAWEKVDKNWRMGVEHIQAQILGILQKNGLSELNPLGADYSPLEQEAIEMVEVDEKSQDGKVVAVINKGYKLGDRVVRPPKVKVGEVKK; encoded by the coding sequence ATGAAAAACGATCAGGATGATGTAACTTTTGAGCCGACGGCTGCTGGCAAGGCAGACGCAAATTCTGGCGATACAGATGATGTAGTGGACACCAACGAAGAAGGCATCGAGAAGGGCTCCCAGGCCAAGCTGAAAGACTTGCGCGACAAGCTCAAGAAGTGTGAAGCCGAGAAGCTCGACTATCTCACTGGCTGGCAGCGCACCAAGGCCGACATGGTAAATGCGCGCAAGCGCGACGAGGAGCGCCAGAAGGAGCTCGTGAAGTACGCGAACGAGGAGCTCATCCTCGACATCTTGCCAGTGCTCGACAGCTTCGACATGGCTCGTGCCAACAAAGAGGCTTGGGAAAAGGTGGACAAGAATTGGCGCATGGGCGTCGAGCATATTCAGGCGCAGATCCTAGGTATCTTGCAGAAAAACGGCCTCTCCGAACTCAACCCCCTCGGCGCCGACTACAGCCCGCTCGAGCAGGAGGCGATAGAGATGGTGGAGGTAGACGAAAAATCACAGGATGGCAAAGTTGTCGCTGTCATCAACAAAGGATACAAGCTCGGCGACCGCGTGGTCCGTCCGCCGAAGGTGAAGGTGGGGGAGGTGAAGAAGTAA
- a CDS encoding GIY-YIG nuclease family protein: MAYYIYILKCADGTLYTGSTNDVERRVVAHNESKTGAKYTKSRRPVVLAYAEKCRTKSRALKREWEIKGLTRVQKLAIIQPYGRH, translated from the coding sequence GTGGCTTACTACATATACATCTTGAAATGCGCGGATGGAACGTTGTATACGGGTTCGACGAATGATGTGGAGAGGCGAGTGGTGGCGCACAATGAGTCGAAGACGGGCGCGAAGTACACGAAGTCGCGGCGGCCGGTGGTGTTGGCGTATGCGGAGAAGTGCCGGACGAAAAGTCGTGCACTGAAAAGGGAGTGGGAGATCAAGGGATTGACCCGCGTACAGAAATTGGCGATAATACAGCCCTATGGACGACACTAA
- the rpsI gene encoding 30S ribosomal protein S9: MTSNTSTSDKKYTQGIGRRKTSIASVRITPSAKTSFTLNEKDLNTYFPTAELQQIAMDALAKSAEKFKVTAMLSGGGIHSQAEALRHGIARALIQHDIALRGSLKKEGFLKRDPRAKERRKFGLKKARKSPAWSKR, encoded by the coding sequence ATGACATCCAACACTTCAACTTCAGACAAAAAGTACACCCAGGGCATCGGCCGACGCAAGACCTCTATTGCGAGCGTCCGCATCACTCCTTCAGCGAAGACCTCTTTCACTTTGAACGAGAAGGATTTGAATACGTATTTCCCGACCGCTGAGCTCCAGCAGATCGCCATGGACGCTTTGGCAAAGTCAGCCGAGAAGTTCAAGGTCACTGCGATGTTGAGCGGCGGCGGTATCCACTCTCAGGCCGAGGCACTCCGACACGGCATTGCACGAGCGTTGATTCAGCACGATATCGCACTCCGTGGTTCTCTCAAGAAGGAAGGCTTTTTGAAGCGAGATCCTCGAGCGAAGGAGCGACGAAAGTTCGGTTTGAAGAAGGCACGAAAGTCTCCGGCTTGGAGCAAGCGATAG
- a CDS encoding uL13 family ribosomal protein, producing MKHTLDAKDQKLGRLATKAASLLMGKNLTSFVRNAAPTDVTVEIINASKASIATNKMKQTTYARYSGFPGGLKTPNMVDIVAKKGYSELFRLAIQGMIPNNRLRPGMMKRLTISE from the coding sequence ATGAAACACACTCTTGACGCAAAAGACCAGAAGCTCGGACGACTCGCTACCAAGGCGGCCTCTCTCCTCATGGGCAAGAATTTGACTTCGTTTGTCCGCAATGCGGCTCCGACCGATGTTACTGTTGAGATCATCAACGCTTCAAAGGCATCGATCGCTACCAACAAGATGAAGCAGACCACCTATGCTCGATACAGCGGGTTCCCAGGCGGTTTGAAGACTCCAAACATGGTGGACATCGTGGCGAAGAAGGGCTACAGCGAGCTTTTCCGCCTCGCGATCCAGGGCATGATCCCAAACAACCGCCTCCGCCCAGGCATGATGAAGCGTTTGACCATCAGCGAGTAA
- the rplQ gene encoding 50S ribosomal protein L17 encodes MRHHNKNRVFGRETGQRSALLKSLALALVNHGQIMTTEAKAKEIRPFIEPMVTRAKTDTVFNRRLVMARIGSASAVKKLFTEIGPSFKTRNGGYTRVIKLPARKSDSARMAVIQFVK; translated from the coding sequence ATGAGACACCATAATAAAAATCGAGTATTCGGACGAGAAACAGGACAGCGAAGCGCCTTGCTCAAGTCGCTCGCACTCGCATTGGTGAACCATGGCCAGATCATGACTACCGAGGCTAAGGCCAAGGAGATCCGACCCTTCATCGAACCGATGGTGACTCGAGCGAAGACCGACACCGTCTTCAACCGACGATTGGTGATGGCGCGCATCGGTTCCGCTTCAGCGGTGAAGAAGCTTTTCACCGAAATCGGCCCATCGTTTAAGACCCGAAACGGTGGCTACACCCGAGTGATCAAGCTCCCAGCACGAAAGAGCGACTCTGCTCGCATGGCCGTCATCCAGTTTGTAAAATAA
- a CDS encoding DNA-directed RNA polymerase subunit alpha, giving the protein MTDQTIVLPSKPRIIKEDGSVGIYEIDGLYPGYGHTLGNSLRRIILSSLPGAAITSVKITGVSHEFSTIEGVKEDVITILLNLKKIRIQLLSDEPQTMTLRVKGVKNATGADIEAPGQVVIVNKDQHIASVTDKNTTLEIEITAQKGLGYVPKEVIQKERVDIGAIALDAIFTPIKRANYEVENMRVGNRTDFNRIKLFIETDGTVTPHEALEQSIVTMIEQLKAIVGFKEEEIAPAEERAAKADAEEASEKSSKKEIDPELLKTRIETLDLSPRTLNALTSANVRTLGGLVRKKEEDILDIDGLGSKGVQEIKKFLNKYGISLK; this is encoded by the coding sequence ATGACTGATCAGACTATCGTACTTCCATCAAAGCCTCGAATCATCAAAGAAGATGGTTCTGTTGGCATCTACGAAATTGATGGATTGTACCCAGGATACGGACATACTCTCGGCAACTCACTTCGACGCATCATCTTGTCGTCTCTTCCAGGTGCAGCGATCACTTCAGTGAAGATCACTGGCGTTTCTCACGAGTTTTCAACTATCGAAGGAGTGAAAGAGGACGTCATCACTATTCTCTTGAACCTCAAGAAGATTCGCATCCAGCTTTTGAGCGATGAGCCTCAGACCATGACCCTCCGCGTGAAGGGTGTGAAGAATGCGACGGGCGCCGACATCGAGGCTCCGGGCCAGGTGGTCATCGTGAACAAAGATCAGCACATTGCATCTGTCACCGACAAGAACACCACTTTGGAAATTGAGATCACTGCCCAGAAGGGTCTTGGTTACGTCCCAAAGGAAGTTATCCAGAAGGAGCGCGTAGACATAGGTGCTATCGCTCTGGATGCCATTTTCACCCCAATCAAGCGTGCGAACTACGAAGTGGAGAACATGCGAGTCGGCAACCGTACTGATTTCAACCGAATCAAGCTCTTTATTGAGACCGATGGTACCGTCACCCCTCACGAGGCGCTTGAACAGTCTATTGTGACCATGATCGAGCAGCTCAAGGCGATTGTCGGATTCAAGGAAGAGGAGATTGCACCAGCAGAGGAGCGAGCAGCGAAGGCTGACGCTGAGGAGGCCTCAGAGAAGTCTTCAAAGAAGGAGATTGATCCAGAGCTTTTGAAGACCCGCATCGAGACTCTCGACCTTTCACCTCGAACCCTCAATGCGCTCACCAGTGCAAATGTTCGAACCCTCGGCGGCTTGGTTCGCAAGAAGGAGGAGGACATTCTCGATATCGACGGCCTTGGCAGCAAGGGCGTACAGGAGATCAAGAAGTTCTTGAACAAGTACGGCATTTCATTAAAATAA
- the rpsD gene encoding 30S ribosomal protein S4, with product MKIGPKYKIARRLGAAVFDKTQTAKFAASVARRSGGKDGKKKPRPKSEFGTQLIEKQKARFTYGVMEKQFRNYVRKAIAQTKLHPDEALFRALETRLDNVVYRLGLANSRLLARQMVSHGHILVNGTRVTIPSYTISEKDAITIRDGSQKKKLFEQAAEKMKNAPAVNWIKSESEKKRAEIVGMPKFAVGETQFDIGAILEFYKR from the coding sequence ATGAAAATTGGTCCAAAGTACAAGATTGCACGACGACTGGGAGCCGCAGTGTTCGACAAAACACAGACGGCTAAATTTGCTGCATCTGTCGCCCGACGAAGTGGTGGCAAGGACGGCAAAAAGAAGCCTCGCCCAAAGAGCGAGTTCGGTACCCAGCTCATCGAGAAGCAGAAGGCCCGATTTACCTACGGCGTGATGGAGAAGCAGTTCCGCAACTACGTCCGAAAGGCGATTGCACAGACCAAGCTCCACCCAGACGAAGCACTCTTCCGGGCGCTCGAAACTCGTCTCGACAATGTCGTGTACCGCCTTGGCTTGGCCAACTCTCGACTCCTCGCGCGACAGATGGTTTCTCACGGCCACATTTTGGTGAACGGCACCCGGGTCACCATCCCTTCGTACACCATCTCTGAGAAGGATGCGATCACCATCCGTGATGGTAGCCAAAAGAAGAAGCTGTTCGAGCAGGCAGCGGAGAAGATGAAGAATGCGCCGGCGGTCAATTGGATCAAGAGCGAGTCGGAGAAGAAACGAGCCGAGATCGTTGGAATGCCGAAGTTTGCAGTTGGCGAGACACAGTTCGATATCGGAGCCATCCTGGAATTCTACAAGCGATAA
- the rpsK gene encoding 30S ribosomal protein S11, producing MATPKNTEVKKTDKAAAPAEKVVAAAPSKASKLKLDSGILYVQSTYNNTKVVFADPKGNAVFWSSAGSLGFKGAKKGTPFAAAKVGETLAAKAALLGLKEVAVIVKGVGSGRESAVRGFVSKGFTITSIKDVTPVPHNGPKPKKPRRV from the coding sequence ATGGCAACCCCAAAGAACACAGAAGTAAAGAAGACCGACAAGGCCGCCGCTCCAGCGGAGAAGGTAGTCGCGGCGGCACCTTCAAAGGCCTCGAAGCTCAAGCTCGACAGCGGCATTTTGTACGTGCAGTCTACCTACAACAACACCAAAGTGGTGTTTGCTGATCCAAAGGGTAACGCCGTATTTTGGTCATCAGCGGGATCTCTCGGTTTCAAGGGTGCAAAGAAGGGCACTCCTTTTGCTGCAGCAAAAGTGGGCGAGACCTTGGCTGCAAAGGCAGCTCTCCTTGGTCTCAAGGAAGTGGCAGTCATCGTGAAGGGCGTTGGTTCTGGCCGAGAATCAGCCGTTCGAGGATTTGTATCAAAGGGTTTCACCATCACCTCTATTAAAGACGTGACTCCGGTGCCTCACAACGGTCCGAAGCCAAAGAAACCACGACGCGTTTAA
- the rpsM gene encoding 30S ribosomal protein S13, translating into MRISGITIPDDKRIEIALTAVFGIGRPLAHTILTRANVDFAKKAKDLTVDEENEIRKMIEDYKIEGDLKREVAGNVKRLKDIKAYRGIRHLRRLPVHGQRTKTNSRTVRGNVRKTMGSGRKAVEKK; encoded by the coding sequence TCCAGACGACAAGCGAATCGAGATTGCTCTCACGGCAGTCTTCGGCATTGGCCGTCCACTCGCTCACACTATTTTGACCCGAGCGAATGTTGATTTTGCCAAGAAGGCGAAAGACCTTACTGTAGACGAAGAGAATGAGATCCGCAAGATGATCGAGGATTACAAGATCGAAGGAGACCTCAAGCGAGAGGTCGCGGGCAACGTAAAGCGCTTGAAGGACATCAAGGCGTACCGAGGCATCCGACACCTCCGCCGACTCCCAGTGCACGGCCAGCGCACCAAGACCAACTCTCGAACTGTTCGAGGCAACGTTCGCAAGACCATGGGTTCCGGACGAAAGGCCGTTGAGAAGAAGTAA